In the genome of Hemicordylus capensis ecotype Gifberg chromosome 10, rHemCap1.1.pri, whole genome shotgun sequence, the window GTGAGGTGGTATAGTCCCTGCCCAAGGAACAGCCTGCCTCAGAAATGCATGTAGCTTCGACCCAGAGAGCTCCGCAATGTGTTCAGGAGATGTGCGTGGCCGTCCTGCAGCTGTGCCATTGgagagggcgggggtggggttgcTGCCTCTCTGCCTAGCAGGGCTGGTTTCTACAGGCATGCATGTCAAGcgtgccatgcccccccccccccactgttctGAAGCAGTAGAGTCCAAGGAGGGCTCCACTCTGCTTTCTCGGAGGATGCCTCTTCTGGTATGGCGTCATGCGTATCTCCCCGTGGCCTGGTCTACAGCTGAGATGTCGTGGAGCCAGAGCAGCAAAGGGAAGCAGGAGGCCAGGCCCTGTGGATCTGGGCCAGGAGTGCCCTGCAAGGTCTGCTGCAGTCCGTCTGTGTGCCTGCCCCGCAGCCCTGCAGGAGGAAGTCTTTCTCACTCCCATTTTTTGCAGAGGGGAGAAGCCGTGGCTGGCAACTACCCATGGCCGCCCAAGTGGCCCTAGAGAAGGCTCTTTCCCAGCTTCCTCTGCCTTGGCTGgccctctgtcccccccccccccattcctgttGTTTCTATATATAGACGGGGAACTTGAGACTCATTGAGAAGGGTGGTGTTTTAAAGCTTTCACTGTTTCTTGACCAAACCTGTTCACTGCCATCTACTGTCAGTGGTGTGAGGTGCACATCCTCATTGCTTGGGGGCAGCGGTTGCAGTGTCCCTGGGTGTTTGGCTACCTGGAGGCCCAGTTTTCTCCGCCCCTTCCTGCAACAGGAGAGACTAAGTGTGAGGAGTTGGCCGAGGGTGGCGTGCTCGGCGTGGCTGGGCAGAGAAAGAGCTCTCCTGAtggccatcctcctcctcctcctccttgcctgttCTCCAGGAATCAAAGGAATCCCTCAGCCTTCAGCTTTTGTCCCAACCGCAGAGAGCAATTCCTTCCAGCCGCAAGCGAAGACCCTTCCTTCCCCGCTTGAcgcaaagcagcagctgcagcggaAGATccagaagaagcagcaggagcagaaGCTGCAGTCACCCCTACCAGGGGAGTCTCCGGCCAAGAAGGCGGACTGCGTCACCAGCAACGGGGTCACCAGCCTTTCCAATGGGAGTCCAGCGATCTTGTCTCCTCAGCCCATTGGGATTGTTGTGGCCGCTGTCCCGAGCCCCATAACGGTAAGGCTCTTGAGAAGTGACCTCTTTCCGTGTCAGAGGGATTTCCTGGGATCCAACAGAGTCCGCCAAAGAGGAGAGCAGAGCTCTGAGGAACTCCAAGGCACAGGAGAAGCTTCCCTCCGTGGAGATGCTGAGTGGCTGGAAGAGGCTGCCGTGAGGCCCGCAGggtgcagggagtggaggagaagCTGGCTTTGAGGAGACCTGGGTGGTTTTATGAATGAAGTCGGTTTTGCTTGAAGGGCAACTCCGGCCGGAAGAAAGGAAGCCCAACCAGTGTCCATCTGCAGCAGCTGGCAGGCGGTTGTGCCATCGCTAGTTCAGCAGGAGGGTTGGTTAAGCATGGGGTGCACAGAGGGGTGTGTGGGAGTTGGAATGGGGTGGGTTGAGGGGTCATGAAGTCGGTGTGGAGGAGAACATGAAAACGTGAGGCCGGGAGAAAGTGGGGACCTGAGGAAAGTGAACGTGATGGGAGAAGGGGAGACTACCCCTCTTGAGACGCCAAGTAGTGGGGTTTATTTCTGCACAATGTCCAAGGCATGTCCTTTTCTTCCCCCAACAGGTGCCAAGGACCCGGCAGCTGGTGACTTCTCCCAGTCCTGTGGGCCCATCCGATGGCAAGGTCCTTCCGCTCAACGTCCAGGTGGTTACTCAACACATGCAGTCGGTCAAGCAGTCACCAAAGACGCCCCAGAATGTCCCCGCCAGTCCCGTTGGTGACCGTTCTGCCCGGCATCGGTACCCCCAGATCTTACCCAAGCCGGCCAACACCAACGCTCTCACCATCCGTTCCCCGACGACTGTGCTCTTCACGAGTAGTCCCATCAAGACTGTGGTTCCTGCTCAGCACATGAACGTGGTCAAAATGACAGCAATATCCCTTGCCCCGAGCAGCACGACTAGCACGCAAGTCAAACACACGGCTCCAGTTGTCAGTAGTTCAGGAACGGCGGAAGAGCTCAGGACTGTCCCACAGATCAGGAATGGGTCTGCGGTTTGCCTTCAGTCTCCGGGATCCAGAGCGAGCAGCGGAGGCTTGActcctgctgcctcttccatTGAGGTCAAAACAGAGCCGGAGGTGGTGCTGGACGAGAGCCTGCTGCAGTGCCAAGAGAACGCGGACCCTCCTCCCGCTGGAAAGGCTGCTCCGAGGATGCCTGCTGGTCAGCAGAGGAGATGCGAAACGGAGCCCCGGAAAGCGCCGGCTGAGGAGGAGGGCGCCGGGGAGGCAAAATCCATCCGGGGCTGCGACCCGAGAGTGGAAGGTCCTGGGAGGAAAGGCCTCCCCCAGCCTAACGAACCCAGCCCCGCCCTTGCCTCGGAGAGTCACCCCACACCTCTGGCTCCCTCGGCTGCTCCTCAGAACTTCTCCCCGGGCAGCATCGGCTCCCACCCCAGTGGGGAGAAGTTGTGCACTAGAAGTCCCCGGAAGCGCCTGCCTCCTGGCTTCCCGGAGTCCCAGGGGCCCCCTGTGAAGAAGCCCTCCGTGGAGCTGGTCTTGGCCGCTAGCACAGATGCCCCCCAAGCGAGCAGCCCCAAGGAAGGGCCGCAGAGGGTGACGGGGTATCTTGTGAAAGGCGACAGCCCTGCTGCTTCCCTTGTGCCAGCGACGCCCCGCAAGGTGACCATCAAGGTCAGCCCTGCAGCCGCAAGTCAGCTGTTGGCCAGCCAGGCCCCAGACGCCGACCTTGTCCTCGGctccagcggcggcggcggcggcgccctgGGACAGCAGCTGGCAGCCTCCTCGCCAGACATCCGAGTGAAGCTGGAAGGAAACGTGCTCGTCTTGGAGAACAGCTCCCCGGCAGACGGCAGCTTCGCCCCCAGCCTGTGGCAGCAGCATCTGGCGAAGGGCGCCACCTTGGCACCAGTCAGCTttgagcagcagccgccgcccccccagccgGAAGCCAGTGCTGTGCCGCTTGCTGGGCCCTCGGGCTCGGAGGACTTTCCCAAGTCTGTCTGGGAGCCGGTGCACTTTGAAGGACTCCCGCAGGCAGCCTTCGGCCAGCCGCTGCCAAGCCCGGGGCAGGAGCCGACTCTGGAGCAGCTCCAAGCCCAGGCGGCAGCCCCATTGCCTCTGCAGCCGGAGCTCCGAGACTTTGAGGACGCAGCGTCTCAGTCGGAGAACTTCTTCTCCTTTGACGACGAGCTGACGCAGGACAGCATCGTGGAGGAGCTGGTGCTCATGGAGGAGCAGATGTCCCTGAGCAACTCCCACCTGTACAGCACTTCCCTGGGCCTGGCCCTGCAGAGCCAGGCGGCGGCTCAGGAGGCGGCCCTGTCCTCACACGCCGGCAGCGCGCACTTCTACCACCCCGCCCACGCCAGCGGCAGCACTCCTGCCCACACGCCCACCCCGACCCCCACGCCCACCCCGACCCCCACCCCGACCTCCGAGCTCATTGCTGGGCCACAGGGCTTGTCGCGGGAGAGCCCGTGCTCCAGGATGGCGCAGACCACGCCTGTGGACAGCGCGCTGGGGAGCAGCCGGCAGACCCCCATCGGCACGCCCCACTccaactgcagcagcagcgtcCCGCCCAGCCCCGTGGAGTGCAGGAACCCCTTTGCCTTCACGCCCATCAGCTCCAGCATGGCCTACCACGACGCCAGCATCGTGTCCAGCAGCCCCGTGAAGCCGATGCAGCGGCCCATGGCCACCCATCCCGATAAAACCAAGCTGGAGTGGATGAACGCGGGCTACAGTGGCGTGAGCAACCCGGCAGCCTCCAGCCATGGCGTTCTCCCAAGCTACCAGGAACTGCTGGAGGGCCGGTTCAGGAAGCCCCACGCCTTTGCGGTGCCTGGCCAGTCCCACCAGTCTCAGCCGCGGCACCACGAGACCCACTTTGGCCGCGTGACTCCCGTCTCTCCTgtcggcggcagcagcagcagcagcagcagcagctccaccaccaccgccaccaccaccaagcaAGAAGGCTTTGCTGTCCCGGCGCCCCTCGACAGCAAAGGGGCGTGCCCCTCGCACAACAGCAACTTCCGGTGCCGAAGTGTCAGTCCTGCTGTCCATCGGCAGCGCAATCTCAGCGGGAGCACCGTCTGCCCTGTGGCCAGCGTGCTGCGGCCCAGCGTGACGGCCCCGTTCGGCAGCCCCCTCGCCCCAGAGGTCCACAATGCTTTCGCAAACATCCCTGCAGACCCGAGTGCCGGCAACTTGGCCCAGAGGAGTCAGTCCGTCCCCTTGACGGTGATGATGCAGTCAGCTTTCCCGCTGCCTCAGAAACAGACCAGTTCGAAAAAGATCACCAACGTGTTGCTCAGCAAACTTGACTCGGACAACGATGACACAGTGAGGGGCCTGGGGATCAATAACATGCCCTCCAATTACACAGCGAGGATGAACCTGACTCAGATCTTGGAAACCTCTGCAGCTGCCGCGTTCCCCAGTGCCAACGCCCAGGATCTGCTCAACCCTACCCCTTCAGTTTTTGAATTCCAAACACCGAGTTACCTCACCAAGAACAGCAGCGCCGACCAGATCCCTTTTTCTTCTGGGGAGAACCAAGCACAATCGGAgaccagagaggaggaggaggaggaccagcagcagcagcagcagcatttcggCAGCTCTGTCAAGGACCTCTTGGGAGAGGGCAGCCTGCCAGCCAACCCGCAGTTGGTGAGCCAGGTGGCATCGGATCTCGGCAACGTGGCTTCCGTCTTCTCCAGCGACATCAGGTTGACTTCTGATCTCTCAGGCAGCATCAACGATTTGAACACTCTGGATGCAAATCTGCTGTTTGACCCGGCTCACCAGCAGAGCCCGGACGACGAGGCGACACTGGAAGAATTGAAAAACGACCCCTTGTTTCAGCAGATCTGCAACGAATCGATGAACTCCATGGCTTCCATAGGCTTTGACTGGATGGAGAGCAAGGACCACCCTGCTGTGGAAATGTTGggttgagatatatatatatatatatatatatatatatatatatatatatatatatatatgaatgataatGTATGTAGCACACTGTATCAAGACAGACGTATTGTATTTGTCTTAATGGAAGTGCCTCCTGCAGCAGAAACGTTGACTATGAATTcattgtggcattttaaaaaaaaaattggtctaCCAGCTGCTTTATTCTTCAGCAGGGAATATAGAAACCTACCAATTTTGAAGACATTTCTGAAGGATATGGCCTGTGCCGGAGCCAGTATTAGATTTTAAAATTGACTTCTTATCGAGCATTTCTTGCTGTAGCAAAAGAAGAGGAAGCCAGTCAGGGGTCCCAAGGGTGTAGCCAGTTTAAaggcccctccccccagcagggCTGCTTCCCCTGTTGGTTGCAGGCAGCCTGGCTTCAGGTGGTGTTTCCTGGCCTGCCCCGAGGGAAGGGAGGCTGGGCAGCCccacagcagcagggtggggtggaggatgGCT includes:
- the RFX7 gene encoding DNA-binding protein RFX7 isoform X1 — encoded protein: MTHENQQGVTCSYTAEPEEPGQGLRRHSPGEPHWPCVSPDPCRPSNLQSLLPGSHVGGASAQWVSLLVAKGRGVAKGEGPLEVALQSVRLAVGKANSMLGIIRKGAENKMAALLMPFYGAAVQPHLGNRVEFWSLYLKNGHDRTGKGTGLGLLPSEARLQRLGLFSQEKRDEGETRWRSYCDNLGYHPLSAADFGKIMKNVFPNMKARRLGTRGKSKYCYSGLRKKAFVQMPTLPNLDFHKTGDGLEGGEPSGHLQSVDEEVVSAACQLVCEWAQKVLSQPFDSVLDLARFLVKSHYIGTKSMAALTVMAGAPAGIKGIPQPSAFVPTAESNSFQPQAKTLPSPLDAKQQLQRKIQKKQQEQKLQSPLPGESPAKKADCVTSNGVTSLSNGSPAILSPQPIGIVVAAVPSPITVPRTRQLVTSPSPVGPSDGKVLPLNVQVVTQHMQSVKQSPKTPQNVPASPVGDRSARHRYPQILPKPANTNALTIRSPTTVLFTSSPIKTVVPAQHMNVVKMTAISLAPSSTTSTQVKHTAPVVSSSGTAEELRTVPQIRNGSAVCLQSPGSRASSGGLTPAASSIEVKTEPEVVLDESLLQCQENADPPPAGKAAPRMPAGQQRRCETEPRKAPAEEEGAGEAKSIRGCDPRVEGPGRKGLPQPNEPSPALASESHPTPLAPSAAPQNFSPGSIGSHPSGEKLCTRSPRKRLPPGFPESQGPPVKKPSVELVLAASTDAPQASSPKEGPQRVTGYLVKGDSPAASLVPATPRKVTIKVSPAAASQLLASQAPDADLVLGSSGGGGGALGQQLAASSPDIRVKLEGNVLVLENSSPADGSFAPSLWQQHLAKGATLAPVSFEQQPPPPQPEASAVPLAGPSGSEDFPKSVWEPVHFEGLPQAAFGQPLPSPGQEPTLEQLQAQAAAPLPLQPELRDFEDAASQSENFFSFDDELTQDSIVEELVLMEEQMSLSNSHLYSTSLGLALQSQAAAQEAALSSHAGSAHFYHPAHASGSTPAHTPTPTPTPTPTPTPTSELIAGPQGLSRESPCSRMAQTTPVDSALGSSRQTPIGTPHSNCSSSVPPSPVECRNPFAFTPISSSMAYHDASIVSSSPVKPMQRPMATHPDKTKLEWMNAGYSGVSNPAASSHGVLPSYQELLEGRFRKPHAFAVPGQSHQSQPRHHETHFGRVTPVSPVGGSSSSSSSSSTTTATTTKQEGFAVPAPLDSKGACPSHNSNFRCRSVSPAVHRQRNLSGSTVCPVASVLRPSVTAPFGSPLAPEVHNAFANIPADPSAGNLAQRSQSVPLTVMMQSAFPLPQKQTSSKKITNVLLSKLDSDNDDTVRGLGINNMPSNYTARMNLTQILETSAAAAFPSANAQDLLNPTPSVFEFQTPSYLTKNSSADQIPFSSGENQAQSETREEEEEDQQQQQQHFGSSVKDLLGEGSLPANPQLVSQVASDLGNVASVFSSDIRLTSDLSGSINDLNTLDANLLFDPAHQQSPDDEATLEELKNDPLFQQICNESMNSMASIGFDWMESKDHPAVEMLG
- the RFX7 gene encoding DNA-binding protein RFX7 isoform X4; translation: MGFPSCSKGPWGCQGSYCDNLGYHPLSAADFGKIMKNVFPNMKARRLGTRGKSKYCYSGLRKKAFVQMPTLPNLDFHKTGDGLEGGEPSGHLQSVDEEVVSAACQLVCEWAQKVLSQPFDSVLDLARFLVKSHYIGTKSMAALTVMAGAPAGIKGIPQPSAFVPTAESNSFQPQAKTLPSPLDAKQQLQRKIQKKQQEQKLQSPLPGESPAKKADCVTSNGVTSLSNGSPAILSPQPIGIVVAAVPSPITVPRTRQLVTSPSPVGPSDGKVLPLNVQVVTQHMQSVKQSPKTPQNVPASPVGDRSARHRYPQILPKPANTNALTIRSPTTVLFTSSPIKTVVPAQHMNVVKMTAISLAPSSTTSTQVKHTAPVVSSSGTAEELRTVPQIRNGSAVCLQSPGSRASSGGLTPAASSIEVKTEPEVVLDESLLQCQENADPPPAGKAAPRMPAGQQRRCETEPRKAPAEEEGAGEAKSIRGCDPRVEGPGRKGLPQPNEPSPALASESHPTPLAPSAAPQNFSPGSIGSHPSGEKLCTRSPRKRLPPGFPESQGPPVKKPSVELVLAASTDAPQASSPKEGPQRVTGYLVKGDSPAASLVPATPRKVTIKVSPAAASQLLASQAPDADLVLGSSGGGGGALGQQLAASSPDIRVKLEGNVLVLENSSPADGSFAPSLWQQHLAKGATLAPVSFEQQPPPPQPEASAVPLAGPSGSEDFPKSVWEPVHFEGLPQAAFGQPLPSPGQEPTLEQLQAQAAAPLPLQPELRDFEDAASQSENFFSFDDELTQDSIVEELVLMEEQMSLSNSHLYSTSLGLALQSQAAAQEAALSSHAGSAHFYHPAHASGSTPAHTPTPTPTPTPTPTPTSELIAGPQGLSRESPCSRMAQTTPVDSALGSSRQTPIGTPHSNCSSSVPPSPVECRNPFAFTPISSSMAYHDASIVSSSPVKPMQRPMATHPDKTKLEWMNAGYSGVSNPAASSHGVLPSYQELLEGRFRKPHAFAVPGQSHQSQPRHHETHFGRVTPVSPVGGSSSSSSSSSTTTATTTKQEGFAVPAPLDSKGACPSHNSNFRCRSVSPAVHRQRNLSGSTVCPVASVLRPSVTAPFGSPLAPEVHNAFANIPADPSAGNLAQRSQSVPLTVMMQSAFPLPQKQTSSKKITNVLLSKLDSDNDDTVRGLGINNMPSNYTARMNLTQILETSAAAAFPSANAQDLLNPTPSVFEFQTPSYLTKNSSADQIPFSSGENQAQSETREEEEEDQQQQQQHFGSSVKDLLGEGSLPANPQLVSQVASDLGNVASVFSSDIRLTSDLSGSINDLNTLDANLLFDPAHQQSPDDEATLEELKNDPLFQQICNESMNSMASIGFDWMESKDHPAVEMLG
- the RFX7 gene encoding DNA-binding protein RFX7 isoform X3, translated to MHAFSWIRNTLEEHPETSLPKQEVYDEYKSYCDNLGYHPLSAADFGKIMKNVFPNMKARRLGTRGKSKYCYSGLRKKAFVQMPTLPNLDFHKTGDGLEGGEPSGHLQSVDEEVVSAACQLVCEWAQKVLSQPFDSVLDLARFLVKSHYIGTKSMAALTVMAGAPAGIKGIPQPSAFVPTAESNSFQPQAKTLPSPLDAKQQLQRKIQKKQQEQKLQSPLPGESPAKKADCVTSNGVTSLSNGSPAILSPQPIGIVVAAVPSPITVPRTRQLVTSPSPVGPSDGKVLPLNVQVVTQHMQSVKQSPKTPQNVPASPVGDRSARHRYPQILPKPANTNALTIRSPTTVLFTSSPIKTVVPAQHMNVVKMTAISLAPSSTTSTQVKHTAPVVSSSGTAEELRTVPQIRNGSAVCLQSPGSRASSGGLTPAASSIEVKTEPEVVLDESLLQCQENADPPPAGKAAPRMPAGQQRRCETEPRKAPAEEEGAGEAKSIRGCDPRVEGPGRKGLPQPNEPSPALASESHPTPLAPSAAPQNFSPGSIGSHPSGEKLCTRSPRKRLPPGFPESQGPPVKKPSVELVLAASTDAPQASSPKEGPQRVTGYLVKGDSPAASLVPATPRKVTIKVSPAAASQLLASQAPDADLVLGSSGGGGGALGQQLAASSPDIRVKLEGNVLVLENSSPADGSFAPSLWQQHLAKGATLAPVSFEQQPPPPQPEASAVPLAGPSGSEDFPKSVWEPVHFEGLPQAAFGQPLPSPGQEPTLEQLQAQAAAPLPLQPELRDFEDAASQSENFFSFDDELTQDSIVEELVLMEEQMSLSNSHLYSTSLGLALQSQAAAQEAALSSHAGSAHFYHPAHASGSTPAHTPTPTPTPTPTPTPTSELIAGPQGLSRESPCSRMAQTTPVDSALGSSRQTPIGTPHSNCSSSVPPSPVECRNPFAFTPISSSMAYHDASIVSSSPVKPMQRPMATHPDKTKLEWMNAGYSGVSNPAASSHGVLPSYQELLEGRFRKPHAFAVPGQSHQSQPRHHETHFGRVTPVSPVGGSSSSSSSSSTTTATTTKQEGFAVPAPLDSKGACPSHNSNFRCRSVSPAVHRQRNLSGSTVCPVASVLRPSVTAPFGSPLAPEVHNAFANIPADPSAGNLAQRSQSVPLTVMMQSAFPLPQKQTSSKKITNVLLSKLDSDNDDTVRGLGINNMPSNYTARMNLTQILETSAAAAFPSANAQDLLNPTPSVFEFQTPSYLTKNSSADQIPFSSGENQAQSETREEEEEDQQQQQQHFGSSVKDLLGEGSLPANPQLVSQVASDLGNVASVFSSDIRLTSDLSGSINDLNTLDANLLFDPAHQQSPDDEATLEELKNDPLFQQICNESMNSMASIGFDWMESKDHPAVEMLG
- the RFX7 gene encoding DNA-binding protein RFX7 isoform X2 — its product is MADQPPQQQQQQQPLPEPEPPNSGTSSGGGGPAAPPSLPALVPGLQGTEASALQHKIKTSICKTVQSKVDCILQEVEKFTDLQKLYLYLQLPSGPSNGEKSDQLSVSSSRAQQMHAFSWIRNTLEEHPETSLPKQEVYDEYKSYCDNLGYHPLSAADFGKIMKNVFPNMKARRLGTRGKSKYCYSGLRKKAFVQMPTLPNLDFHKTGDGLEGGEPSGHLQSVDEEVVSAACQLVCEWAQKVLSQPFDSVLDLARFLVKSHYIGTKSMAALTVMAGAPAGIKGIPQPSAFVPTAESNSFQPQAKTLPSPLDAKQQLQRKIQKKQQEQKLQSPLPGESPAKKADCVTSNGVTSLSNGSPAILSPQPIGIVVAAVPSPITVPRTRQLVTSPSPVGPSDGKVLPLNVQVVTQHMQSVKQSPKTPQNVPASPVGDRSARHRYPQILPKPANTNALTIRSPTTVLFTSSPIKTVVPAQHMNVVKMTAISLAPSSTTSTQVKHTAPVVSSSGTAEELRTVPQIRNGSAVCLQSPGSRASSGGLTPAASSIEVKTEPEVVLDESLLQCQENADPPPAGKAAPRMPAGQQRRCETEPRKAPAEEEGAGEAKSIRGCDPRVEGPGRKGLPQPNEPSPALASESHPTPLAPSAAPQNFSPGSIGSHPSGEKLCTRSPRKRLPPGFPESQGPPVKKPSVELVLAASTDAPQASSPKEGPQRVTGYLVKGDSPAASLVPATPRKVTIKVSPAAASQLLASQAPDADLVLGSSGGGGGALGQQLAASSPDIRVKLEGNVLVLENSSPADGSFAPSLWQQHLAKGATLAPVSFEQQPPPPQPEASAVPLAGPSGSEDFPKSVWEPVHFEGLPQAAFGQPLPSPGQEPTLEQLQAQAAAPLPLQPELRDFEDAASQSENFFSFDDELTQDSIVEELVLMEEQMSLSNSHLYSTSLGLALQSQAAAQEAALSSHAGSAHFYHPAHASGSTPAHTPTPTPTPTPTPTPTSELIAGPQGLSRESPCSRMAQTTPVDSALGSSRQTPIGTPHSNCSSSVPPSPVECRNPFAFTPISSSMAYHDASIVSSSPVKPMQRPMATHPDKTKLEWMNAGYSGVSNPAASSHGVLPSYQELLEGRFRKPHAFAVPGQSHQSQPRHHETHFGRVTPVSPVGGSSSSSSSSSTTTATTTKQEGFAVPAPLDSKGACPSHNSNFRCRSVSPAVHRQRNLSGSTVCPVASVLRPSVTAPFGSPLAPEVHNAFANIPADPSAGNLAQRSQSVPLTVMMQSAFPLPQKQTSSKKITNVLLSKLDSDNDDTVRGLGINNMPSNYTARMNLTQILETSAAAAFPSANAQDLLNPTPSVFEFQTPSYLTKNSSADQIPFSSGENQAQSETREEEEEDQQQQQQHFGSSVKDLLGEGSLPANPQLVSQVASDLGNVASVFSSDIRLTSDLSGSINDLNTLDANLLFDPAHQQSPDDEATLEELKNDPLFQQICNESMNSMASIGFDWMESKDHPAVEMLG